Proteins encoded by one window of Filimonas effusa:
- the bglX gene encoding beta-glucosidase BglX codes for MKLLTNLLLALVVSTSSYAQSYDPVILKKVNTLLAKMTLEEKIGQLNQYSGRQVTGPVNEQNKTQKADISSGMVGSMLNVKGAKDTREVQEMALQSRLKIPLLFGLDVIHGYKTVFPIPLGETASWDMQLLEQAAHIAAKEAAACGIHWTFAPMVDIAKDPRWGRIMEGAGEDTYLGVLAAKARVRGFQGARLGGTDAIMACAKHFAAYGAAIAGRDYNAVDMSEVQLWQDYLPPFHAAVEAGVATFMNSFNSLNGVPATGNAYLQRDILKGKWKFNGFVVSDWGSIGEMTHHGFAENDTIAALQAITAGSDMDMESKAYINGLALLVKQKKVDVALIDDAVRRILYKKYELGLFDDPFKFSDPAREQRVLNDPSHAAIARKVAERSIVLLKNENKTLPITTAAKTIALIGPLSKSKLDMAGGWAVQPVDTTIFVNIYDGLKNNASGASILTAKGCAIKGNDRSGFEEALGIARQADIVVMAIGETFTMSGEAKSRSNIGVPGVQQQLLAAIKATGKPVVAVVMAGRPLIMDTVNAQADAIVYAWWLGSEAGNAISNVLFGKYNPSGKLPVTFPRNLGQIPITYKQTSTGRPVLPNGDITYRSAYIDVVNTPQYAFGYGLSYTTFGYSNLQFSKTSFSGNDSVKVSFVITNTGNVAGEEVTQCYIRDKVASIVRPLKELVGYQKLMLQPGESKTISFTLDKNKLAFYNSNLKLITEPGEFDVMIGGASDNTPLKGTINYK; via the coding sequence ATGAAACTCCTGACGAACCTCTTGCTTGCCCTGGTCGTTTCAACCTCCTCCTACGCCCAGTCTTATGATCCCGTGATCTTAAAAAAAGTAAATACACTCCTGGCCAAAATGACGCTCGAAGAAAAGATCGGTCAACTGAATCAATATTCGGGCCGCCAGGTAACAGGTCCTGTTAATGAACAGAACAAAACACAAAAGGCCGATATCTCATCAGGCATGGTAGGCAGCATGCTCAATGTAAAAGGCGCAAAAGATACCCGCGAAGTCCAGGAAATGGCCCTGCAGTCCCGTCTAAAGATCCCACTGCTCTTTGGCCTCGATGTGATACATGGCTACAAAACCGTATTCCCTATTCCCCTGGGCGAAACTGCATCATGGGATATGCAACTCCTCGAACAGGCAGCACACATAGCCGCTAAAGAAGCCGCTGCATGTGGTATCCACTGGACTTTTGCACCAATGGTCGATATTGCAAAAGATCCGCGCTGGGGCCGCATCATGGAAGGCGCCGGTGAAGATACCTACCTCGGCGTACTTGCCGCCAAAGCAAGAGTACGTGGCTTCCAGGGAGCCCGCCTCGGCGGTACCGACGCCATCATGGCCTGCGCCAAACACTTCGCCGCCTACGGCGCAGCCATAGCAGGACGCGACTACAACGCTGTTGATATGAGCGAAGTACAGCTTTGGCAAGACTACCTCCCGCCTTTCCACGCCGCCGTAGAAGCAGGCGTAGCAACTTTTATGAACTCCTTCAACTCTCTTAACGGTGTTCCCGCTACAGGTAACGCTTACCTGCAAAGGGATATATTAAAAGGTAAATGGAAATTCAATGGCTTCGTCGTAAGCGACTGGGGCTCCATAGGCGAAATGACACATCACGGTTTCGCAGAAAATGATACCATCGCAGCCCTCCAGGCCATCACCGCCGGTAGTGATATGGACATGGAAAGCAAAGCATATATCAATGGCCTCGCACTGCTCGTAAAACAAAAGAAAGTAGATGTCGCACTCATCGACGACGCCGTACGCCGCATCCTCTATAAAAAATATGAACTCGGCCTCTTCGATGATCCCTTTAAATTCTCCGACCCCGCAAGAGAACAACGTGTACTGAACGATCCTTCTCACGCAGCAATAGCACGTAAAGTAGCAGAACGTTCTATCGTATTATTGAAAAATGAAAACAAAACACTGCCCATCACTACAGCAGCTAAAACCATAGCCCTGATCGGACCGTTATCAAAATCTAAACTCGATATGGCCGGCGGATGGGCAGTACAGCCTGTCGATACCACCATCTTCGTTAATATATACGATGGCCTCAAAAACAATGCATCCGGCGCTTCCATCCTTACCGCCAAAGGATGCGCCATAAAAGGAAATGATAGATCAGGCTTCGAAGAAGCGCTCGGCATAGCCCGCCAGGCCGACATAGTCGTAATGGCCATAGGCGAAACTTTTACCATGAGCGGCGAAGCAAAATCAAGAAGCAACATCGGTGTGCCAGGCGTTCAGCAACAACTGCTGGCAGCAATAAAAGCAACTGGTAAACCCGTAGTGGCCGTAGTAATGGCTGGCCGTCCATTGATCATGGATACCGTAAACGCACAAGCCGATGCCATAGTATATGCCTGGTGGTTAGGTAGCGAAGCAGGTAATGCCATATCAAATGTCCTCTTCGGAAAATACAATCCTTCTGGAAAACTACCGGTAACCTTTCCCCGTAACCTCGGCCAGATTCCAATTACCTATAAACAAACAAGTACAGGACGCCCCGTATTACCCAACGGCGATATTACCTACCGCTCCGCTTATATCGATGTAGTGAATACACCTCAATACGCTTTCGGTTATGGCTTAAGTTATACAACTTTCGGATACAGCAACCTGCAGTTCAGTAAAACCTCCTTCAGTGGCAACGACTCGGTAAAAGTGTCGTTTGTGATAACCAACACAGGTAACGTAGCAGGTGAAGAAGTAACACAGTGCTACATTCGAGATAAAGTTGCTTCCATCGTTCGCCCGCTGAAAGAGCTGGTAGGATATCAAAAACTAATGTTGCAGCCAGGTGAAAGCAAAACCATCAGCTTCACACTTGACAAAAACAAACTGGCATTCTATAACAGCAACTTGAAGCTCATAACAGAACCCGGTGAGTTCGACGTAATGATAGGCGGGGCTTCCGATAACACCCCATTGAAAGGAACTATCAACTATAAATAA
- a CDS encoding VOC family protein: MNNSIYPCLTIKGKIAEAAALYADVFGAKTVQSSPIVNILEIDGQKLMLLNDGPTSKPNPAISFMFSNEHKEATEACWNKLTEGGKVLMPLDSYPWSSYYGWVEDKYGVNWQLITNKEELPIQRFSPTLMFVGDNAGKAAAAISFYTQLFPQSNVRGILKYGEGEGDNTDYIKHAQFSVNGYVMMAMDSSHAHHFTFVDAVSLVAACNTQEEIDRYWETLTSEGGKEIACGWLVDKYGVSWQIVPANLGALMSKGGEKAQRVMSALLKMKKLVIKDLENA; encoded by the coding sequence ATGAATAACTCTATCTATCCATGCCTCACCATCAAGGGTAAAATTGCGGAGGCGGCGGCTTTATATGCGGATGTATTTGGCGCGAAGACCGTTCAGTCGTCGCCTATTGTAAACATACTGGAGATTGACGGGCAGAAACTGATGTTGCTGAATGATGGCCCTACGAGTAAGCCCAATCCTGCGATTTCGTTCATGTTTTCGAATGAGCATAAGGAGGCAACGGAAGCGTGCTGGAACAAACTGACAGAAGGCGGCAAGGTATTGATGCCTTTGGACAGTTATCCGTGGAGTTCTTATTACGGCTGGGTTGAAGACAAGTATGGGGTGAACTGGCAATTAATAACCAATAAGGAGGAGCTGCCTATACAAAGGTTTTCTCCGACGCTTATGTTTGTTGGTGATAATGCGGGCAAAGCGGCGGCAGCTATTTCGTTCTATACGCAGTTATTTCCTCAATCAAACGTAAGGGGCATTTTAAAATACGGAGAAGGAGAGGGCGACAATACCGACTATATTAAACATGCCCAATTTTCTGTTAACGGTTATGTGATGATGGCGATGGATAGTTCACATGCTCATCATTTTACATTTGTTGATGCAGTATCGTTGGTTGCAGCGTGTAATACACAGGAAGAGATTGACCGGTATTGGGAAACGCTTACGAGCGAAGGCGGTAAAGAGATTGCCTGCGGATGGCTGGTGGACAAATATGGCGTGAGCTGGCAGATAGTACCTGCCAACCTGGGTGCACTGATGAGTAAGGGTGGAGAAAAGGCTCAGCGCGTAATGAGTGCCTTGCTGAAGATGAAAAAGCTTGTTATAAAGGACCTGGAAAATGCTTAG
- a CDS encoding tetratricopeptide repeat-containing sensor histidine kinase: MFLRRIALLLLILPLFVHAQNLDSLLAAWKQRIVQKHQRADTGSIDLMNAIARAYEPYGSDSTIYFSRQAIHHSQKIGYKRGEATANTNLAKLYYHLGEYNLTLEYALIALNLSKQINNLEEMANASNMLGLVYLTEKDVKASLSQFLRAAALNQQLNNQGRLSANYFNIALCYFDDKQPDHAFRYLLRSKAISTAINDKRMRTMANNKLADYYYQKGESGRAILFYTSVIENKAFQDEWETGYALTGLAECYYAQRSYDKAVSYGEKGLANARRVNAKWDIERSLRILHKTYKATGEIEKAYDYLVQEKLYSDSLFNESKESEINGLHLKQERAENELLVKSNQIARDKRAVDKMIIFVILLVALFLGLVLIMVLKNASRIKRLYKKLQSKSDQIIIQKKLIEQKNQELEELNQTKDQLFSIVGHDLRTPFASMLGTQELFADNHLAETEKQLLVARFFEQMSVTSAMLENLLLWANNQRKGLKADKQVASPDAVIQELLELFRKVAEQKQITIIHIRGEQVRIHADIDQLRILLQNIITNAIKFTMPGGSIVIRTSGDKERVNISIKDNGIGMAADKVDRLFHDVGKNISTYGTGRERGIGIGLMLVDKFVQMNDGSISVNSKEGEGTEFIISFPAGNAGSCSEL, from the coding sequence ATGTTTCTGAGACGTATTGCCTTATTGCTGCTGATATTACCCTTGTTTGTGCACGCCCAAAACCTAGACTCGCTTTTAGCGGCCTGGAAGCAGCGTATTGTGCAAAAGCATCAACGTGCAGATACCGGCTCGATTGATCTTATGAACGCTATTGCCAGGGCTTATGAGCCTTATGGGTCGGACAGTACGATCTATTTCAGCCGGCAGGCTATCCATCATTCGCAGAAGATAGGTTATAAACGTGGTGAGGCTACTGCCAACACCAATCTCGCCAAGTTATATTATCATTTAGGGGAATATAATCTTACCCTGGAGTATGCGCTGATAGCGTTAAACTTAAGCAAGCAGATCAACAACCTGGAGGAGATGGCGAATGCTTCGAATATGCTGGGGCTTGTTTATTTAACGGAAAAAGATGTAAAGGCTTCTCTTTCTCAATTTTTAAGAGCTGCTGCGCTTAACCAGCAACTGAATAATCAAGGCCGGTTGTCGGCGAACTATTTCAATATTGCTTTGTGTTATTTTGACGATAAGCAACCTGACCATGCATTTCGTTATCTTTTAAGGAGCAAGGCCATTAGTACCGCCATCAATGATAAGCGGATGCGTACTATGGCCAACAACAAGCTTGCTGATTATTATTACCAGAAGGGAGAGAGTGGCAGGGCTATTCTTTTTTATACATCGGTCATTGAAAATAAAGCGTTCCAGGATGAGTGGGAAACGGGGTATGCTTTAACTGGTTTGGCGGAGTGTTATTATGCGCAGCGGTCATATGATAAGGCTGTCAGCTATGGAGAAAAGGGGCTTGCGAATGCGAGGCGTGTTAATGCCAAATGGGATATCGAGCGTTCGCTGAGAATACTTCATAAGACCTACAAAGCGACCGGCGAGATCGAGAAAGCATATGATTACCTGGTGCAGGAAAAGTTGTATAGTGACAGTCTTTTTAATGAGTCGAAGGAAAGTGAGATCAATGGTCTTCATCTTAAACAGGAGCGTGCGGAAAACGAGCTACTTGTCAAGAGCAACCAGATAGCAAGAGATAAGAGGGCTGTTGACAAGATGATCATTTTTGTAATACTGTTGGTGGCTTTGTTCCTGGGTTTGGTTTTGATCATGGTATTAAAGAATGCTTCACGTATTAAGCGGCTTTATAAAAAGCTTCAAAGTAAATCGGATCAGATCATTATACAAAAGAAACTGATCGAGCAAAAGAACCAGGAGCTGGAGGAGCTGAATCAAACGAAGGACCAGTTATTTTCAATTGTAGGTCATGATTTGCGGACTCCTTTTGCGTCGATGTTGGGGACCCAGGAGTTATTTGCAGATAATCACCTGGCGGAAACGGAAAAGCAACTGCTGGTTGCGCGTTTCTTTGAGCAGATGTCTGTGACTTCGGCGATGCTTGAGAATTTATTGTTATGGGCCAACAATCAGCGGAAGGGATTAAAAGCTGATAAGCAAGTTGCCAGTCCTGATGCTGTTATCCAGGAGTTGCTGGAATTGTTCCGGAAGGTTGCGGAGCAAAAGCAGATCACTATTATTCATATTCGTGGGGAGCAGGTAAGGATACATGCGGATATCGATCAATTGCGGATCTTACTTCAGAATATCATTACCAATGCGATAAAGTTCACGATGCCCGGCGGATCGATTGTGATCAGGACTTCGGGTGATAAGGAGCGGGTAAACATATCGATCAAGGACAATGGTATAGGTATGGCGGCCGATAAAGTTGACAGGCTGTTCCATGATGTTGGAAAGAACATTTCTACTTATGGTACGGGGCGGGAACGTGGTATTGGCATTGGGTTGATGCTGGTTGACAAGTTTGTGCAAATGAATGACGGCAGCATTAGTGTAAACAGCAAGGAGGGAGAAGGCACCGAGTTCATTATAAGCTTTCCGGCTGGGAATGCAGGTAGTTGCAGCGAGTTGTAA
- a CDS encoding DinB family protein, with protein sequence MTTQNTAVEAQSFISSADLLNEWIGHRRLTRKAIEAFPEDQFFTYSIGGMRPFAIMVKELIDVSVPGIEGIVTDKWNTDSSWEHSYPEEQRTKAHVLALWDKGTETIIERFPQISEERFRETIMAFGQFEGTVYSTVLYFIDNEVHHRAQGYVYLRSLGIEPPAFWDRN encoded by the coding sequence ATGACAACACAAAACACAGCCGTTGAAGCGCAGTCCTTCATTTCTTCCGCCGACCTGCTAAACGAATGGATAGGCCATCGCCGCCTTACCCGTAAAGCCATCGAAGCATTCCCCGAAGACCAGTTCTTTACCTACAGCATAGGCGGTATGCGCCCCTTTGCTATTATGGTAAAAGAATTGATCGACGTAAGCGTACCCGGCATCGAAGGCATTGTTACCGACAAATGGAATACCGACTCCAGCTGGGAACACTCATATCCCGAAGAGCAAAGAACCAAAGCCCACGTGCTTGCCCTATGGGATAAAGGAACAGAAACCATCATAGAACGCTTCCCGCAGATCTCCGAAGAACGTTTCCGCGAAACTATCATGGCCTTCGGCCAGTTCGAAGGAACAGTTTATTCTACAGTGCTTTATTTTATCGATAACGAAGTACACCACCGCGCCCAGGGTTATGTATACCTCCGCAGCCTTGGCATAGAACCACCAGCCTTCTGGGACCGTAACTGA
- a CDS encoding OsmC family protein — protein sequence MKRTANAHWNGNLKEGNGTISTQSTTLSNTQYSFNTRFAEGVGTNPEELLGASHAGCFTMALSAALTEKGITAGDLDTKATVEFDMSALKISNITLDLKASAIEGVSEEDFKAFANGAKENCPISKALGGTNITLNVIYG from the coding sequence ATGAAAAGGACAGCAAACGCTCATTGGAATGGCAACCTGAAAGAAGGAAATGGTACTATTTCAACGCAGAGCACTACCCTGAGCAATACGCAATACTCTTTCAATACCCGTTTTGCCGAGGGTGTGGGCACCAATCCTGAAGAACTGTTAGGCGCTTCGCATGCGGGATGTTTTACCATGGCATTAAGCGCTGCGCTCACTGAAAAAGGGATCACTGCCGGGGATCTGGATACAAAGGCGACAGTAGAATTTGACATGTCGGCTCTGAAGATCTCGAACATTACACTTGACTTAAAGGCTTCTGCCATTGAAGGCGTTTCGGAGGAGGATTTCAAGGCTTTTGCGAACGGAGCGAAAGAGAATTGTCCTATATCAAAGGCGCTTGGCGGGACGAATATTACGCTGAATGTGATTTATGGTTAG
- a CDS encoding HD domain-containing protein, with product MSSANELIESLLLSYKEVIGGQFNAYRNHVYRVYLNCLLIDPTEANAGKYAVAAVFHDIGIWIKHSFDYIDPSIEQAEYYLTEEGACDWVEEIAAMIYWHHKTAKYKGNYQLTVETFRKADWTDVSFGLFRFGLKPKQLKENRRNYPGRGFHLFLLKGVSGHAFRHPFYPLPMFK from the coding sequence ATGTCTTCGGCAAACGAACTGATCGAAAGTCTGCTCCTGTCTTATAAGGAGGTAATAGGAGGGCAGTTCAATGCCTATCGCAACCACGTTTACCGCGTTTATCTCAATTGCCTTTTAATCGACCCCACAGAAGCCAACGCCGGAAAATACGCCGTCGCAGCAGTCTTTCATGATATAGGTATTTGGATAAAACATTCCTTCGATTATATCGACCCCTCTATAGAACAGGCAGAATATTATTTGACCGAAGAAGGTGCATGCGACTGGGTCGAAGAAATCGCCGCCATGATCTACTGGCATCATAAAACCGCTAAATACAAAGGAAACTACCAGCTTACAGTAGAAACTTTCAGAAAAGCCGACTGGACCGACGTATCCTTTGGCCTCTTCCGCTTCGGCCTCAAACCAAAGCAACTAAAAGAAAACAGGCGGAACTATCCCGGCCGGGGTTTCCACCTGTTCCTCCTGAAAGGCGTTTCCGGACACGCTTTCCGGCACCCCTTTTATCCCTTGCCAATGTTTAAGTAA
- a CDS encoding N-acetylmuramoyl-L-alanine amidase has protein sequence MKIAAFRKIGATLIGGIMAINIGCSHNPYAAANKTYRREVKSLAAVLKAQPAPDSLPPAYWVGTTNFGLRKPNFVIIHHTAQNSCEQTLAAFTRQASQVSAHYVICKNGTIHHMLNDYLRAWHAGVSQWGGNSDINSSSIGIEIDNNGNEPFTEEQITSLMRLLRKLKKDYSIPAHHFIGHSDIAPGRKVDPSRYFPWQRLAAGGYGLWYSDTTGSQIPENFNAVQALRIVGYNCKDSLAAMSAFKLHFVPTDTSRTFTDANRKILYAVLQACP, from the coding sequence ATGAAAATAGCCGCATTTCGGAAAATAGGAGCAACGCTCATAGGAGGAATAATGGCAATAAACATAGGTTGCAGCCATAATCCCTACGCAGCTGCCAATAAAACCTACCGCCGCGAAGTAAAATCACTGGCGGCAGTATTAAAAGCGCAACCTGCCCCCGATTCCTTACCTCCGGCCTATTGGGTAGGAACAACCAATTTCGGGTTACGAAAACCCAACTTCGTTATCATACACCATACCGCCCAAAACTCCTGCGAACAAACGCTCGCCGCTTTTACCAGGCAGGCTTCACAGGTAAGCGCACATTATGTCATCTGTAAAAACGGCACTATCCACCACATGCTTAACGACTACCTCCGCGCCTGGCACGCCGGCGTCTCTCAATGGGGCGGTAATTCCGATATCAACAGTAGCAGCATAGGCATCGAAATCGATAACAACGGCAACGAACCCTTTACCGAAGAACAGATCACCAGCCTGATGCGCCTTTTACGTAAACTGAAAAAAGACTACAGCATCCCCGCACACCATTTCATCGGCCATTCCGATATTGCACCGGGACGAAAAGTAGACCCCTCCAGGTATTTCCCCTGGCAACGCCTGGCTGCCGGAGGTTATGGCCTCTGGTATTCCGATACCACCGGCAGCCAGATCCCCGAAAACTTTAACGCCGTTCAGGCCCTGAGAATAGTAGGCTATAATTGTAAAGACAGCCTCGCCGCCATGTCGGCTTTTAAGCTGCACTTCGTTCCCACCGACACTTCCCGGACTTTTACCGACGCCAATCGTAAGATCCTTTACGCCGTACTGCAGGCCTGCCCCTGA